One Siniperca chuatsi isolate FFG_IHB_CAS linkage group LG8, ASM2008510v1, whole genome shotgun sequence DNA segment encodes these proteins:
- the LOC122880749 gene encoding signal-regulatory protein beta-2-like — protein sequence MLILFYILLVDKIGRCTDDHIFEAKTVGVGENVTLTCTRQRTWHSTYLFWIRLVSGTFPEILGGTLSYDFEGVDETNHITTKQEPGTFVLHITKTQLSDTAVYYCIKVKKRNMMFSKGIFLRIKGPEPDITVVTQDFPSDPVHPGDSVTLQCSVLSDSENTSCLEGHKVSWFRAGSDESHPSLIYAQGKKSDECEKSLEDHSPQKCVYSFSKKVSSSDAGTYYCAVATCGEILFGNGTKLDIEVVSNWDLQKANTILFLLCAALAISQIVIALLIYTIKKKSCDCCNADTIPQTHAETANGDQQSQQRDEDSLVYSAATFTKRKAGKAGRRNADAAEGKSVYSDVRAFGLD from the exons ATGCTGATCCTGTTTTATATACTGCTTGTGGACAAAATTGGCA gatGCACAGACGATCACATCTTTGAGGCAAAGACTGTTGGTGTTGGAGAAAATGTGACTCTGACGTGTACCCGCCAGAGAACTTGGCATTCAACTTACTTATTTTGGATCAGGCTTGTTTCTGGAACCTTTCCTGAAATCTTAGGAGGAACATTAAGCTATGATTTCGAGGGTGTTGATGAGACTAATcacataacaacaaaacaagagcCTGGAACATTTGTTCTGCATATTACCAAAACACAGTTAAGTGATACTGCGGTCTACTACtgtataaaagtgaaaaaacgCAACATGATGTTTTCGAAAGGAATATTTCTGAGAATCAAAG GACCAGAACCAGATATCACTGTTGTTACTCAAGACTTTCCATCTGATCCAGTTCATCCAGGAGACTCAGTGACTCTGCAGTGTTCAGtcctctctgactctgagaaCACATCATGTCTAGAAGGACACAAAGTGTCCTGGTTCAGAGCCGGATCAGATGAATCTCATCCCAGTTTAATTTATGCCCAAGGAAAAAAGAGTGATGAATGTGAGAAGAGTCTTGAGGATCACTCTCCACAGAAATGTGTCTACAGCTTCTCTAAGAAAGTCAGCTCCTCTGATGCTGGGACTTATTACTGTGCTGTGGCCACATGTGGGGAGATCTTATTTGGAAATGGAACAAAACTGGACATTGAAG TTGTCAGCAATTGGGATTTGCAGAAGGCCAACACAATTCTTTTTCTGTTATGTGCTGCTCTGGCTATAAGTCAGATTGTTATAGCCTTACTCATTTATACCATCAAGAAAAAATCTTGTGATTGTTGTAACG CTGATACTATTCCGCAAACACATGCTGAAACAGCTAATGGAGATCAGCAAAGTCAGCAG AGAGATGAGGACTCACTGGTTTATTCTGCAGCAACCTTCACTAAGAGGAAAGCTGGGAAAGCAGGGAGAAGGAATGCAGACGCAGCAGAGGGAAAGAGCGTCTACTCTGATGTCAGAGCTTTTGGCTTGGATTAA
- the LOC122880189 gene encoding uncharacterized protein LOC122880189, with protein sequence MLILFYILLVVKIGRCTDDQNFEAKTVGVGENVTLTCTRQRTWHLTYLFWIRLVSGTFPEILGGTLSYDFEGVDETNHITAKQEPGTFVLHITKTQLSDTAVYICIKVQNRNMTFLKGIFLRIKGQESDITAVTQDFPSDPVHPGDSVTLQCSVLSDSENTSCLEGHKVYWFRAGSDESHLSLIYARGNSGDQCEKSPEARSPQKCVYNFSKNVSSSDAGTYYCAVVTCGEILFGNGTKLDIEVSACDSQKDNIIVLLVCAALAISLIVIAFLVHAIRKNPVFVLTLLLLCKQMLQQPVVISREMRTLWFI encoded by the exons ATGCTGATCCTGTTTTATATACTGCTCGTGGTCAAAATTGGGC gatGCACAGACGATCAGAACTTTGAAGCAAAGACTGTTGGTGTTGGAGAAAATGTGACTCTGACGTGTACCCGCCAGAGAACTTGGCATTTAACATACTTATTTTGGATCAGGCTTGTTTCTGGAACCTTTCCTGAAATCTTAGGAGGAACATTAAGCTATGATTTCGAGGGTGTTGATGAGACTAATCACATAACAGCAAAACAAGAGCCTGGAACATTTGTTCTGCATATTACCAAAACACAGTTAAGCGATACTGCAGTCTACATCTGTATAAAAGTGCAAAATCGCAACATGACATTTTTGAAAGGAATATTTCTGAGAATCAAAG GGCAAGAATCTGATATCACTGCCGTAACTCAAGACTTTCCATCTGATCCAGTTCATCCAGGAGACTCAGTGACTCTGCAGTGTTCAGtcctctctgactctgagaaCACATCGTGTCTAGAAGGACACAAAGTGTACTGGTTCAGAGCCGGATCAGATGAATCTCATCTCAGTTTAATTTATGCTCGTGGAAACAGTGGTGATCAATGTGAAAAGAGCCCTGAGGCTCGCTCTCCACAGAAATGTGTCTACAACTTCTCTAAGAACGTCAGCTCCTCTGATGCTGGGACTTATTACTGTGCTGTGGTCACATGTGGCGAGATCTTATTTGGAAATGGAACAAAACTGGACATTGAAG TCAGCGCATGTGATTCACAGAAAGACAATATAATTGTCCTTCTGGTGTGTGCTGCTTTGGCTATAAGTCTGATTGTTATAGCCTTCCTTGTTCATGCTATCAGGAaaaatcctgtgtttgttttaacg CTTCTGTTGCTCTGCAAACAAATGCTGCAACAGCCAGTGGTGATCAGCAG AGAAATGAGGACTCTTTGGTTTATTTGA
- the LOC122880529 gene encoding uncharacterized protein LOC122880529, which translates to MILLWVTLLVLHQVYALVPVTTVQLGEPATFTCVLPKEELRSEQLYWYKQRAGETLKLIVTMQKHVNPVYGPAFSVSRLNVNVSKNISNLTILRTIQEDEGMYHCAVLEWINITWTGTYLSLKGNTQRTSNYTVVQGPTVSDPDRPGDSTLQCSVLSDSDNKTCPGDHSVYWFRAGSDKSHPHIIYTDGNRHDECDKRSDSQKSCVYHFSKTVSSSDAGTYYCAVATCGEILFGDGTKLDIQGTSLWSQKANAVIFLLCAVLAISLIVIAFLINAIKTNKSDCCNDAVALQKKKVVVRKVNRDEDTWVYSAVVFTVMKTDSGAIKDGKAAERERIYAAVKAFGLD; encoded by the exons ATGATCCTGTTATGGGTTACGCTGCTTGTTCTTCATCAAGTAT ATGCACTGGTTCCTGTGACCACAGTTCAACTTGGTGAACCTGCAACCTTCACGTGTGTTTTGCCTAAAGAAGAGTTGCGCAGTGAACAACTCTACTGGTACAAGCAGCGTGCCGGGGAGACTCTGAAATTAATTGTGACGATGCAGAAACATGTAAACCCTGTGTATGGACCAGCGTTTTCTGTCTCAAGATTGAATGTAAACGTTTCTAAGAATATCAGCAACCTCACCATTCTGAGGACAATTCAAGAAGATGAGGGAATGTATCACTGTGCAGTCCTGGAGTGGATTAACATTACTTGGACGGGGACCTATTTGTCTTTAAAAG GCAACACTCAGAGGACATCAAACTATACTGTTGTTCAGGGGCCGACTGTATCTGATCCAGACCGTCCAGGAGACTCAACTCTCCAGTGTTCAGtcctctctgactctgacaACAAGACGTGTCCAGGAGATCACAGTGTGTACTGGTTCAGAGCCGGATCAGATAAATCTCATCCACACATCATCTACACTGATGGAAATAGACATGATGAATGTGACAAGAGATCTGACTCTCAGAAAAGCTGTGTTTATCATTTCTCTAAGACCGTCAGCTCCTCTGATGCTGGGACTTATTACTGTGCTGTGGCCACGTGTGGGGAGATATTATTTGGGGATGGAACTAAACTGGACATTCAAG GAACCAGTCTTTGGTCACAGAAGGCCAATGCAgttatttttctgctgtgtgCTGTCTTGGCTATAAGTCTGATTGTTATAGCCTTCCTCATTAACGCCATCAAGACAAACAAGTCCGATTGTTGCAACG ATGCTGTTgccctgcaaaaaaaaaaagtggtggtAAGAAAAGTTAACAG AGATGAGGACACATGGGTTTATTCTGCTGTCGTCTTCACCGTGATGAAAACTG